A section of the Thermotoga caldifontis AZM44c09 genome encodes:
- a CDS encoding thiamine pyrophosphate-dependent enzyme, with the protein MEYRAVYKMPESLSKKQFSYCPGCHHGIVHRLIAEVIDELGIREKTIIVAPVGCSVFAYEFFELDGTVAPHGRALAVATGMKRARPDLVVFTYQGDGDLAAIGTAETIHAANRGERVTTVFINNAIYGMTGGQMAPTTLLGMKTTTSPYGRTAEREGYPIHVCEVLKELRGVAYLARTKVNTPKDVLATKRHIKKAFLAQLKDIGFGLVEVLSTCPTNWGMDPLKAGRWIDEQMVKEYPLGVFVDKVGEEK; encoded by the coding sequence ATGGAGTACAGAGCCGTTTACAAGATGCCAGAGTCTCTCAGTAAAAAACAATTTTCCTATTGTCCAGGCTGTCATCACGGCATAGTCCACAGACTCATCGCGGAAGTGATAGATGAGCTCGGTATAAGGGAGAAAACGATCATAGTGGCACCCGTGGGTTGTTCGGTGTTCGCCTACGAGTTCTTCGAGCTCGACGGCACGGTGGCACCACATGGGCGTGCCCTCGCCGTGGCGACAGGTATGAAGAGGGCGAGACCGGACCTCGTCGTGTTCACCTACCAGGGCGATGGCGATCTCGCGGCGATAGGCACGGCCGAGACGATCCATGCAGCCAACCGCGGTGAGAGGGTCACGACTGTATTCATCAACAATGCCATATACGGTATGACGGGAGGTCAGATGGCACCGACAACACTGCTCGGCATGAAGACGACGACGTCTCCGTACGGTCGAACCGCCGAACGTGAAGGTTACCCGATACACGTGTGTGAGGTTCTGAAAGAGTTGAGGGGAGTCGCATACCTTGCACGCACGAAGGTGAACACACCCAAGGACGTTCTGGCCACGAAGCGCCACATAAAGAAGGCCTTTCTTGCCCAGTTGAAGGATATCGGTTTTGGTCTGGTCGAGGTACTCTCGACCTGTCCCACGAACTGGGGCATGGACCCGCTGAAGGCAGGAAGATGGATCGACGAGCAGATGGTGAAGGAATATCCGCTCGGAGTTTTTGTGGACAAGGTTGGTGAAGAAAAATGA
- a CDS encoding 2-oxoacid:acceptor oxidoreductase family protein, giving the protein MTLSFVLAGFGGQGVMLMGQILAQAGMIEGKNVTWFPSYGPEMRGGTANCTVVISDEPVASPIVDTPDVVVAMNIPSLLKFEPRLKKGGFLFLNSSVIDRKASRNDIKVIEVPANEIAEKIGNLKVANMVVLGAIVAVTKCVKVESIVSALQYKLGEKGSSLLKLNLEAIEAGIRHVGG; this is encoded by the coding sequence ATGACGCTGAGTTTCGTACTGGCAGGTTTCGGCGGACAGGGTGTGATGCTGATGGGCCAGATCCTGGCCCAGGCGGGGATGATCGAAGGCAAGAACGTGACGTGGTTCCCATCCTATGGTCCGGAAATGCGTGGTGGAACTGCAAACTGCACGGTGGTCATAAGCGATGAGCCTGTCGCTTCTCCGATCGTTGATACACCCGATGTCGTCGTTGCGATGAACATTCCTTCACTCTTGAAGTTCGAACCAAGGCTCAAAAAAGGTGGATTTCTCTTTCTGAATTCTTCTGTGATCGATAGGAAAGCGAGCAGGAACGATATCAAAGTCATCGAAGTGCCTGCGAACGAGATCGCCGAGAAGATTGGAAACCTGAAGGTTGCCAACATGGTCGTGCTCGGCGCGATCGTGGCGGTGACGAAGTGTGTGAAAGTTGAATCTATCGTATCTGCACTGCAGTACAAGCTCGGTGAGAAAGGTTCCTCTCTTTTGAAACTCAACCTTGAAGCCATAGAGGCTGGTATCAGACACGTAGGCGGATGA
- a CDS encoding DUF1175 domain-containing protein, which translates to MKRLMIFLLATGAFLILNLAERLLFHVEIESGDFVVDSVQDLFIRATLRFAQIKSDKTVQKVDGGILVKDVRPGERIRLTFESRGLFKKKLTYSVFASPSSFDTDLDGYPDCLELDRQDSQRFRNWFVWIAVSALMDDPVLWNKKERDCAGFVRYCAREALRKHDEWWLKTIKYRGPIFGDVQKYNYPDLPLVGEKLFRIQKGSFKSKEEFSHFATARILVECSMRFVTKDVNEAAAGDVLVFFHPEDFEFPYHLMIYAGDLGLMKDKTWLIYHTGPIGDNPGELRLVRLQELLNYDPTWWPVKDNPNFLGFYRFRFLND; encoded by the coding sequence ATGAAGAGATTGATGATCTTCTTGCTCGCCACAGGCGCATTCCTTATTCTGAACCTCGCTGAACGTCTTCTTTTTCACGTCGAGATAGAGTCTGGTGACTTTGTGGTCGACTCGGTTCAGGATCTCTTCATAAGAGCGACGCTCAGATTCGCACAGATCAAGAGTGACAAAACCGTTCAAAAGGTCGATGGAGGCATCCTGGTGAAAGATGTCAGACCAGGTGAACGGATCCGGCTCACGTTTGAGAGTAGAGGGCTCTTCAAAAAGAAATTGACCTACAGCGTTTTTGCCAGTCCGAGCTCTTTCGATACGGACCTGGACGGATACCCAGACTGTCTCGAGCTGGACAGACAGGACAGCCAACGGTTCAGAAACTGGTTCGTCTGGATAGCCGTGTCCGCACTCATGGACGATCCTGTGCTCTGGAACAAGAAAGAGAGAGATTGCGCCGGTTTCGTGCGTTACTGTGCGAGAGAAGCACTCAGGAAACACGACGAGTGGTGGCTGAAAACGATCAAATACCGTGGTCCCATTTTCGGGGACGTACAGAAGTACAACTATCCAGATTTACCACTGGTCGGAGAGAAACTGTTCAGAATACAGAAAGGGAGCTTCAAAAGCAAGGAAGAATTCTCTCATTTCGCCACGGCAAGAATCCTGGTGGAATGCAGTATGAGGTTCGTCACAAAGGATGTAAACGAAGCCGCAGCTGGCGATGTTCTGGTGTTCTTCCATCCAGAAGATTTTGAATTTCCTTATCACCTCATGATCTACGCCGGCGATCTGGGCCTGATGAAGGACAAAACCTGGCTCATCTACCACACGGGACCCATCGGTGACAACCCTGGCGAGTTGAGACTCGTTCGCCTGCAGGAACTGTTGAACTACGATCCCACCTGGTGGCCCGTGAAGGACAATCCGAACTTCCTCGGTTTCTACAGGTTCAGGTTTCTGAACGATTGA
- a CDS encoding 3-methyl-2-oxobutanoate dehydrogenase subunit VorB translates to MKKIMMKGVEAIGEAAIMAGCRNFFGYPITPQNELTEYMARRLPEVGGCFLQAESEVAAVNMIYGAASVGKRAMTSTSSPGFSLMQEGISYIACAQLPAVFVNVVRGGPGLGDIQPSQGDYFQATKGGGHGDYRLIVLAPSTVQEAVTLTQLAFELADKYRNPALILADGLLGQMMEPVELEEKQVSYDNSGWALTGAKDRPPRKVTSFNIDPYGLEQMNLQLQEKYRKMEQEEIRWEEFHTEDAEILLAAYGTVGRICKSVVRMAREEGLKVGLFRPITLYPYPYKPLEELAKRVSLILTVEMSSGQMLEDVKLAALRLTRIEFYGRMAGVVPTPGEIFEHLMKLVGRR, encoded by the coding sequence GTGAAGAAGATAATGATGAAGGGTGTGGAAGCCATAGGTGAAGCCGCCATCATGGCAGGTTGCAGGAACTTCTTTGGCTATCCAATCACTCCACAGAACGAATTGACGGAGTACATGGCGAGGCGTTTACCAGAGGTTGGAGGTTGTTTTCTGCAGGCAGAAAGCGAAGTGGCTGCAGTCAACATGATCTACGGTGCTGCGAGTGTTGGAAAACGCGCGATGACATCGACCTCTTCTCCCGGTTTCAGCCTCATGCAGGAAGGAATCTCATACATAGCGTGTGCACAGCTTCCCGCGGTGTTCGTCAACGTGGTTCGTGGTGGTCCGGGGCTTGGAGACATTCAACCTTCCCAGGGAGACTACTTTCAGGCGACGAAAGGCGGCGGCCATGGAGATTACAGACTGATCGTTCTTGCACCCTCCACCGTTCAGGAAGCGGTGACTCTGACTCAGCTTGCGTTCGAGCTTGCGGATAAATACAGAAACCCTGCGCTCATACTTGCGGACGGACTTTTGGGTCAGATGATGGAGCCTGTCGAACTGGAAGAGAAGCAGGTCAGCTACGACAACAGTGGCTGGGCACTCACCGGTGCGAAGGACAGGCCTCCCAGGAAGGTGACGTCGTTCAACATAGACCCGTACGGACTCGAGCAGATGAACCTGCAGCTTCAGGAGAAGTACAGGAAGATGGAACAGGAAGAGATCAGGTGGGAAGAGTTTCACACCGAGGATGCGGAGATATTGCTGGCCGCTTACGGTACCGTTGGAAGGATTTGCAAGAGTGTCGTGAGGATGGCACGGGAAGAGGGATTGAAAGTTGGTCTTTTCAGACCCATCACGCTCTATCCTTATCCTTATAAACCACTCGAAGAACTCGCGAAACGCGTCTCTTTGATCCTCACAGTTGAAATGAGTTCCGGTCAAATGCTTGAAGACGTGAAGCTCGCGGCTTTGAGGTTGACCCGGATCGAGTTCTACGGTCGCATGGCGGGTGTGGTCCCGACACCCGGAGAGATCTTCGAGCATTTGATGAAGCTCGTTGGGAGGCGTTGA